The uncultured Mailhella sp. genome segment TCCCCTTTGATCCCATTCCCCGCGTCATTGAGCCCGAAGAATGGGCCTATCTTGAAAAGGGACTTGCGCAGCGCGTCAGAGCTCTCAATCTGTTTCTTGCCGACGTTTACGGCGAAAAGAACATCATTAAAAATAACATTGTGCCCAAATCCTTCGTCTATGCCTCCAAAGGCTATCTTCCTCAGTGCGAGGGCATTCGTCCGCCGCACGGCGTGTTCGCCCACATAGCCGGCATAGATCTGGTGCAGGCCAGGGACGGAAGCTGGTTCGTTCTGGAAGACAATCTCCGCATTCCTTCCGGCGCGTCCTATCCGCTCATCGCCCGCTCCATCTCCCGCAAGGTGAGCCCGGAAACGTTTGCCGCCAACCATATCGAAGACAACCGCGACTATCCGCAGCTTCTGAAGCACACCATGGACGACATGAACGTCAACGGCGGACTGAACGTGGTCTTCACGCCCGGGCGCTACAATTCCGCGTTTTTTGAACATTCCTATCTCGCGGAACGCACGGGAGCCGTGCTGGCGTTTCCCGGCGATCTTCTTGTGGAAGACAACCATGTGTACTATCAGGGCATTTTCCACGAAAAAACGCTGGTGGGAGCCATCTACCGTCGCGTGTCCGACGAGTATCTCGATCCCATGGCCTTTGAGCCGGATTCCCTCCTCGGCGTGCCGAACCTCATGCAGGCCTACGCCGCGGGCAACGTGGCCGTGCTGAACTGTCCCGGCAACGGCGTGGCCGACGACAAGGGGCTTTACTACTTCGTGCCCCGCATGGTGGAATACTATCTCGGCGAAAAGGCCATACTGCAGAATGCGCCCACCTATCTCCCCTATTACGAGGAAGACAGAGATTACGTGCTCGCCAACGCGGAAAGGCTGGTCATCAAGGACGTGAGCGAGGCCGGCGGCTACGGCGTGGTGTTCGGGCGCGACCTGGAACACGACCGCCTGGAAAAGCTGAAGGATCTCATTCGTTCCGAACCCCGCCGCTGGATTGCGCAGGAAGTCATCAATTTCAAGGATCTGGAAACCATGGAAGATCACGGCGTGGTCTATCGCAAGGCCGATCTGCGCGCCTTTGTGCTCTCTTCCTCCGACGGCGAGGTGGTCTGGAAAAGCGGACTCACCCGTTTTGCCCGTCAGGCCGATTCCTTCGTGGTCAACTCCAGTCAGGGAGGCGGCTTCAAGGACACCTGGGTCATGCGCGATCATCAGTCGCATCTGAAATCCTTGTAGAATCTTCCACCGTTATCGAAAAAAGGACGCGTCATGTCTTCCATATCTCCCGCCAAGGCCAATCATCTTTTCTGGCTGGGGCGCTACGCCGAGCGTCTCTTCGCCCAGCTTCATTTCCTGCGCCGGTACTACGATCTGTGCCTGGATGAAGGCCGGGAAGACGCTCTTCAGATCTACTGCCGCAAGCTTTCTCTGACCAACTGCCCTGCCGACAGGGAAAGTTTTCTGTATCAGCACCTTTTCGAGAATACGCCGGGCTCTCTGCTGTACTGCCTGGAATGCCTGAACGACAACAGCATCGTGCTGCGCGAGGAACTTACCACGGCCTCCATCAGCTATGTGAACCTCTGCATGGCCACGATCAATCATTGCCGCCACAAGCAGGACATCAACATCGTTCGGCTTCAGCCCCTCACCGACTATATTCTCGCCTTCTGGGGCTCGGTGTTCCAGCACGTGACCAATATTGCCACGCTGGACATGCTTTTTATCGGCAAGCATGTGGAATACATTGATATGTATTCAAGGTTCGACTACCCGTTCAGCCGCGTGGCCGCGGAGTGGGAAAGTCTGGATCATCGTCTCGGGCACATTGAAGACATGGTGGACGGGCGTTGCAGAAACAGGCTCAGGGAGATATTCTCCGACGGGCGCGACTACGGGAAGAAACTTCCCGACGTGCTTGGTTCGTTGAACTCCCTGGTCCTGGTATGAAGCAGTTTTTTTACCGTTACGAAAGTCATATTCATTTTTCCTCGCCGGTTTCCGCCCATTCCTGGCTTTTGCGGTGCGTGCCGAAGTCGGAGCCTTTCCAGCAGGTGGAACGGGCTCTGCTGCGCGCAAGCGTCGCGCAGGACGATGAGAACGAATTTGTACTGCCCGTCAGCGACGGGCTCGACGCCTTCGGCAACGCCGTGCAGACGGGGTACGTTGCCGGGGCGCATGTTCGATTCAGCATCGTGTCCGAGGGCGTGGTGCGTCAGACGCCGTACCGCATTTGCGGCACGGCGCACGGCATGTTTCTGGCGCATACCGCGCTGACCCTTCCCGACGAGGACATGAAGCGCTTTGCCGCGCAGGTGGGCAAAGGGGACTTCGCAGTTGCGGACGCTTCGGAAGAGATCGGCGGGCCCGCGTTTGCGAAGGCGCTTTCGCTGTGCGGGGCGGTGCATGCACGCATGAGCTATGTTCCCGGCGTGACCACGGTGAACACCACCGCGGCGCAGGCCTTTGCGCTGGGGCAGGGCGTCTGTCAGGATTACGCCCACGTGCTTCTTGCCCTGCTGCGTCTGTGCGGCATTCCGGCGCGGTACGCCTGCGGCTACCTTGTCGGCGAGGGAGCCAGTCACGCCTGGGTGGAGTTTTTCGATCAGGGAGTGTGGAGAGGGCTCGACCCCACCAACAACCGTTTGCTCCGTTATGGCTGCATCAAGGTGGCGCACGGCCGAGACAGCGCCGACTGTTCCGTGAACAGGGGCGTGTTCAGCGGCCCGGCCGCGCAGCGGAACACCCTAGACATCAAAGTGGAACAAGCATGATAAAAACCGTCATATCCACGGAGCTGCCCGTGGACGAGCATCTGCTCATCCGCAAGAACAGCATTGTTTCCGGCTCCGGCAAAAAACGCATCTGCATCGTCACCGGCACGCACGGCGACGAACTGGAAGGGCAGTACATCTGCTATCGCATCGGCAGCATTCTGCAGGAACATCCCGAATGCCTGGACGGCACGGTGGAAATCTATCCTGCGCTCAATCCGCTGGGAATAGACTCCATCACGCGCGGCATTCCCAACTTCGATCTGGACATGAACCGCATTTTCCCCGGCGATCCCAGGGGCAGCATGGCGGAAAATACGGCCTACAACATCATTGAGGATCTGAAGGGCGCGGATCTCGTGCTGGACATTCATTCCAGCAACATTTTCCTGTACGAGGTGCCGCAGGTCCGCATCAATCAGCTGACCGCGGAGCGGCTGGTGCCGCTGGCCAAGCATCTGAATCTGGATTTTCTGTGGGTGCATGAGGCCGCCACCGTGCTGGAAGCCACGCTGGCCTATTCCCTCAACGCCCTGAACACGCCCACGCTGGTGGTGGAAATGGGCGTGGGCATGCGCATTACCAAGAGCTACGGCGATCAGCTCGTGGGCGGCATTCTGAACCTGATGCGTCATCTCGGCGTCTGGAAGGGCGAGGTGCCTGAGCCTGCGCCCGGACACAAGACCATACTTTCCACCGGCGGCACCGTGGAATTCATCAACGCGTCCGCGTCGGGCGTGTTCATTCCGCTCATCCGTCAGTCCAATCAGGTCGAGGCCGGGCAGTCCATTGGGCGCATCGTCGATCCGCTGCGCGGCGTGGTGCTCCAGGAAGTGGCCGTGGAAAAACCGGGATTCGTCTTCACCATCCGGGCATACCCCGTCGTGTACGAAGGGTCGCTGCTCGCGCGCGTGTACAGGGAGGACAACGCATGAAACGTGAACGTCTTTTCGTCATGCCGTCTCCGTTCCGCGACGAGTTCCGCATTCACGGCTTCCGCTTCGGTTCCGGCAAAAAGAGTCTCGCCGTGGTGGGAGCCATGCGCGGCGATGAACTTCAGCAGCAGTTCGTCTGTTCGCGCCTTGTCCACAAGCTTCAGGATCTGGAAGAGCGCGGCGAACTCATGCCCGGCCATGAGATTCTCGTCATTCCCTCGGCGAACCCCTTTGCCATGAACATCGGCAAGCGCTTCTGGGCCATGGACAACACCGACATCAACCGGATGTTCCCCGGCTACGCGCTCGGCGAAACCACGCAGCGCATCGCCTCGGCGCTGTTCGAGCACATTCAGGGCTATGAATTCGGCGTGCAGCTCGCGAGCTACTACCTCGCCGGAGACTTCATTCCCCATGTGCGCATGATGCACACCGGCTACGAAAACGTGGAACTCGCTCAGGGCTTCGGTCTGCCCTACACGCTGGTGCGCAATCCTCTGCCCATCGACACCACCACGCTGAACTACAACTGGCAGATCTGGGAAACGCAGGCGTTTTCCGTGTACGCCGGACATACCGGCGTCATCGACGTCGCCACCGCCGACGACAGCCTGGCCGCCATTCTGCGCTTCATGGCGCTGCACGGCATCATCCGCTACCGCTCTCATCCGGGCTACTATTCCCAGGTGGTGCAGGAAGAGGAACTCATCAACGTCAAGGCCTGCCGGGCGGGCATCATGTACTGCACCTGCCGCCCCGACGACGTGGTGCGGCGTCATCAGCACCTTGCCAGCATTCTTGATCCCTATGACGGCTCCGTGCGCTGGGAGGTTCGCGCCCCTGCCGACGGCACGGTGTTCTTCATGCAGACGCGTCCGCTGGTGCTGGAAAATTCCATGCTGTTCCGGCTCATCGCAAGCTGAACGAGATTGCAGAGGCATTCTGGCCGGCGTCTTCGACGCCGGCCTTTGCGTTTAAATGCCTCGCCCTCGGGCGGGAAATTTTTGTGCCGGTCTGTTGCGTCGCCGAAGCTGCGGGCCCGGGGCCTTCCGACGCTCGCAGGGCGCGGCGGAGCAGAAGGGATCGACGCACGAAAAAGGGCGCGCCCGATCGGGCGCGCCCTTGCTGTGCCGACGGCGTCGGCAAAAACGGCGGATGAATTAAAGTTCCGGCGCGTCGAAGAGCGCGTCCTCTTCGGGGTATTTGGCCTCGTATTCCGCCTTGAAAGCGGCGTATCTGCCTTCGAGAATGGCCTTTCTTGCGCCTCGCACCATGTTGAGGAAGTAGGTGAGATTGTGCAGGGAATTGAGGC includes the following:
- a CDS encoding M14 family metallopeptidase, translating into MIKTVISTELPVDEHLLIRKNSIVSGSGKKRICIVTGTHGDELEGQYICYRIGSILQEHPECLDGTVEIYPALNPLGIDSITRGIPNFDLDMNRIFPGDPRGSMAENTAYNIIEDLKGADLVLDIHSSNIFLYEVPQVRINQLTAERLVPLAKHLNLDFLWVHEAATVLEATLAYSLNALNTPTLVVEMGVGMRITKSYGDQLVGGILNLMRHLGVWKGEVPEPAPGHKTILSTGGTVEFINASASGVFIPLIRQSNQVEAGQSIGRIVDPLRGVVLQEVAVEKPGFVFTIRAYPVVYEGSLLARVYREDNA
- a CDS encoding transglutaminase family protein — encoded protein: MKQFFYRYESHIHFSSPVSAHSWLLRCVPKSEPFQQVERALLRASVAQDDENEFVLPVSDGLDAFGNAVQTGYVAGAHVRFSIVSEGVVRQTPYRICGTAHGMFLAHTALTLPDEDMKRFAAQVGKGDFAVADASEEIGGPAFAKALSLCGAVHARMSYVPGVTTVNTTAAQAFALGQGVCQDYAHVLLALLRLCGIPARYACGYLVGEGASHAWVEFFDQGVWRGLDPTNNRLLRYGCIKVAHGRDSADCSVNRGVFSGPAAQRNTLDIKVEQA
- a CDS encoding circularly permuted type 2 ATP-grasp protein — protein: MYSLVESREAVNNWLERYGVRFGIYKNGKFKEQLFPFDPIPRVIEPEEWAYLEKGLAQRVRALNLFLADVYGEKNIIKNNIVPKSFVYASKGYLPQCEGIRPPHGVFAHIAGIDLVQARDGSWFVLEDNLRIPSGASYPLIARSISRKVSPETFAANHIEDNRDYPQLLKHTMDDMNVNGGLNVVFTPGRYNSAFFEHSYLAERTGAVLAFPGDLLVEDNHVYYQGIFHEKTLVGAIYRRVSDEYLDPMAFEPDSLLGVPNLMQAYAAGNVAVLNCPGNGVADDKGLYYFVPRMVEYYLGEKAILQNAPTYLPYYEEDRDYVLANAERLVIKDVSEAGGYGVVFGRDLEHDRLEKLKDLIRSEPRRWIAQEVINFKDLETMEDHGVVYRKADLRAFVLSSSDGEVVWKSGLTRFARQADSFVVNSSQGGGFKDTWVMRDHQSHLKSL
- a CDS encoding alpha-E domain-containing protein, which encodes MSSISPAKANHLFWLGRYAERLFAQLHFLRRYYDLCLDEGREDALQIYCRKLSLTNCPADRESFLYQHLFENTPGSLLYCLECLNDNSIVLREELTTASISYVNLCMATINHCRHKQDINIVRLQPLTDYILAFWGSVFQHVTNIATLDMLFIGKHVEYIDMYSRFDYPFSRVAAEWESLDHRLGHIEDMVDGRCRNRLREIFSDGRDYGKKLPDVLGSLNSLVLV
- a CDS encoding M14 family metallopeptidase, which encodes MKRERLFVMPSPFRDEFRIHGFRFGSGKKSLAVVGAMRGDELQQQFVCSRLVHKLQDLEERGELMPGHEILVIPSANPFAMNIGKRFWAMDNTDINRMFPGYALGETTQRIASALFEHIQGYEFGVQLASYYLAGDFIPHVRMMHTGYENVELAQGFGLPYTLVRNPLPIDTTTLNYNWQIWETQAFSVYAGHTGVIDVATADDSLAAILRFMALHGIIRYRSHPGYYSQVVQEEELINVKACRAGIMYCTCRPDDVVRRHQHLASILDPYDGSVRWEVRAPADGTVFFMQTRPLVLENSMLFRLIAS